The following are from one region of the Thiocapsa rosea genome:
- a CDS encoding TIGR00341 family protein: MRIVEVIADQKHAKTLAGMAKFYGAEDFWWGGDGGDGRCSIRMLVPDDCRQALIDSLQDLLKANDRARIVVQSIDAVLTHEGQGDKDLKEDKAKAVAATREELYSQIAKGAQLDSNFLVLTVLSTLVAAIGLIENNVAVVIGAMVIAPLLGPNIALAFATSLGDRELTWRAFKTNVAGIGLSLLIAVVIALVLPLGLDSPEILSRTDVDLGGVVLGLASGAAAVLSLTTGLSSTLVGVMVAVALLPPTATMGMMLGAGRWEEALGAFLLLIVNIVCVLLSAKVVFLLKGVRPRSWTDRNRAKQSNAIYLSLWAILLALLIGVILIRATGWHIPW, from the coding sequence ATGCGTATCGTCGAGGTCATCGCAGATCAAAAACACGCCAAAACGCTTGCCGGCATGGCAAAGTTCTACGGCGCCGAGGATTTCTGGTGGGGCGGAGACGGTGGGGACGGACGGTGCAGCATCCGCATGCTGGTCCCGGACGATTGTCGGCAAGCGCTGATCGACTCGCTGCAGGACCTGCTTAAGGCCAACGACCGCGCACGCATCGTCGTTCAGTCCATCGACGCCGTCTTGACCCACGAAGGCCAAGGCGACAAAGATCTCAAGGAGGACAAGGCCAAGGCCGTCGCAGCCACACGCGAGGAACTCTACAGCCAGATCGCCAAAGGCGCCCAGCTCGACAGCAATTTTCTGGTCTTGACGGTCCTCTCGACCCTGGTGGCCGCCATCGGTCTGATCGAAAACAACGTTGCCGTCGTGATCGGCGCGATGGTTATCGCACCCCTGCTCGGGCCCAATATCGCACTCGCGTTCGCCACCTCGCTCGGCGACAGGGAGCTGACCTGGCGTGCCTTCAAGACAAACGTCGCCGGGATCGGCCTCTCACTTCTGATCGCCGTCGTGATCGCGCTGGTGCTGCCGCTCGGGCTCGACAGCCCCGAGATCCTGTCCCGCACGGATGTCGATCTCGGCGGCGTCGTCCTGGGGCTGGCCTCGGGTGCTGCGGCGGTCCTCTCGCTGACGACCGGCTTGTCCTCCACCCTGGTCGGCGTCATGGTCGCCGTTGCCCTGCTCCCGCCGACCGCAACCATGGGCATGATGTTGGGCGCGGGACGGTGGGAAGAGGCGCTCGGCGCCTTTCTGCTGCTGATCGTCAACATCGTCTGCGTCCTGCTCTCGGCGAAGGTCGTCTTCCTGCTCAAAGGGGTAAGACCGCGCTCCTGGACCGATCGCAACCGAGCCAAACAATCCAACGCGATCTATCTCTCGCTCTGGGCGATCCTGCTCGCACTGCTGATCGGCGTCATCCTGATCCGCGCCACCGGTTGGCACATCCCCTGGTAA